The Fibrobacter sp. genome window below encodes:
- the feoB gene encoding Fe(2+) transporter permease subunit FeoB, which yields MPIEKDVFTIAIAGNPNCGKTALFNSLTGSNQIVGNWPGVTVEKKEGSFKLDNHTIRVVDLPGIYALFANSEDERAALDYLLKGEADLVVNILDATNLERNLFLTSQLMEKGVPMVLAVNMMDIAASRGVHVDLHKLERILGVTAIGLTAVSPKSCEGFVNDLHKLLHNSRELPVPKAVRHSEVLEKLIEEISVPLKPVADKLGATPRWTAVQYLEHSGRVLELADELGVEIPHDKIEEDLGEEVEFALADSRYSYARDIARAVIRDNTNKRTRTDKLDKLVLNRILGIPLFLLAMYLVFWFAVTVGSAFIDFFDILFGGIFVDGMTVLLTKIGAPGVAVALLANGIGAGIQTVSTFIPVIFFMFLCLSFLEDSGYMSRAAFVADRFMRFLGLPGKAFVPMIVGFGCSVPALMGTRTLENKRERFLTLFLVPFMSCGARLPVYALFGAAFFGKTAGTLVFGIYLTGIVIALIYGLLLRHTVFKGKESTFIMELPPYHLPKVRNLFRHAWLRLKEFIFRAGKIVLIMVTVLGFMGSIGTDGSFGNDNNEKSVLSVIGKTITPVFEPFGVEKDNWAASVALFTGLFAKEAIVGTLNSLYAIEGSGDSDDVAATAGEEAAEESFSLKTTVKDALVSVPVNLAGVFGKLLNPLGVDEALEESGKNENEGAYKTMQAHFRLGRYQVLAYLLFILLYVPCLAAMGTAFRELGRFYGTLMMVFQTIIGWSLSVLFFQMTCGHSTALIVTSVVLLAGVVVSLVLLGRDQRKKKVFD from the coding sequence ATGCCTATCGAAAAAGATGTATTTACGATTGCGATTGCGGGTAACCCGAACTGTGGGAAAACCGCATTGTTCAATTCGCTAACCGGCTCGAACCAGATTGTGGGTAACTGGCCGGGCGTGACGGTAGAAAAGAAGGAAGGCAGCTTCAAGCTCGACAACCACACGATTCGCGTGGTGGACCTGCCGGGTATCTATGCGCTCTTTGCGAACTCCGAAGACGAGCGCGCCGCTCTCGATTATCTGCTCAAGGGCGAAGCCGACCTGGTGGTGAACATTCTGGACGCGACGAACCTGGAACGCAACCTGTTCCTTACAAGTCAGCTGATGGAAAAGGGCGTGCCGATGGTGCTGGCGGTGAACATGATGGACATCGCTGCAAGCCGCGGCGTCCATGTGGACCTGCACAAGCTCGAGAGGATTCTCGGAGTGACGGCGATCGGCCTTACGGCGGTATCTCCCAAGAGCTGCGAAGGATTCGTGAACGACCTGCACAAGCTGTTGCACAATAGCCGTGAGCTTCCTGTGCCCAAGGCGGTCCGGCATTCCGAAGTCCTTGAAAAGCTGATTGAGGAAATCTCGGTGCCGCTCAAGCCCGTTGCGGATAAGCTTGGCGCGACTCCGCGCTGGACGGCGGTCCAGTACCTGGAACACAGCGGTCGCGTGCTGGAACTTGCCGACGAGCTCGGTGTCGAAATCCCGCATGACAAGATCGAGGAAGACCTGGGCGAAGAGGTGGAATTTGCGCTTGCGGATTCTCGTTACTCGTATGCTCGTGATATCGCGAGGGCGGTCATCCGCGACAACACCAACAAGCGCACGCGCACGGACAAGTTGGACAAGCTTGTCCTGAACCGCATTCTCGGAATCCCGCTGTTCCTTTTGGCCATGTATCTGGTGTTCTGGTTCGCGGTGACGGTGGGAAGCGCGTTCATAGATTTCTTTGATATTCTGTTCGGCGGAATCTTTGTGGACGGGATGACGGTGCTCCTGACGAAAATCGGAGCGCCGGGTGTTGCCGTGGCGCTTCTGGCAAACGGCATCGGTGCCGGTATCCAGACCGTCTCGACGTTCATTCCGGTCATCTTCTTCATGTTCCTGTGCCTGTCATTCCTAGAGGATTCGGGCTACATGTCGCGCGCCGCCTTCGTTGCGGATCGTTTTATGCGGTTCCTCGGGCTTCCCGGAAAGGCGTTTGTGCCGATGATTGTGGGGTTCGGCTGTTCGGTGCCTGCGCTCATGGGTACGCGTACGCTCGAAAACAAGCGCGAAAGGTTCCTGACTTTATTCTTGGTCCCGTTCATGAGTTGCGGCGCGCGCCTTCCGGTGTACGCGCTGTTCGGTGCGGCATTCTTCGGGAAGACCGCGGGAACGCTCGTGTTCGGAATTTACCTGACAGGTATCGTAATCGCGTTGATTTACGGGCTGCTGCTGCGCCATACGGTTTTCAAGGGCAAGGAATCGACGTTCATCATGGAACTGCCGCCTTACCACTTGCCGAAGGTGCGCAACCTTTTCCGCCACGCATGGCTCCGCCTCAAGGAATTCATTTTCCGTGCCGGCAAGATCGTGCTTATCATGGTGACCGTGCTCGGCTTTATGGGTTCCATCGGTACGGACGGAAGTTTCGGTAACGACAACAATGAAAAATCCGTGCTGAGCGTCATTGGCAAGACGATTACGCCGGTGTTCGAACCTTTCGGTGTCGAAAAGGACAACTGGGCCGCTTCTGTCGCGCTCTTTACCGGGCTCTTTGCGAAGGAAGCGATTGTCGGGACGCTCAATTCCCTGTATGCGATTGAAGGTTCAGGAGATTCCGATGATGTCGCCGCGACAGCGGGCGAGGAAGCTGCCGAAGAATCCTTCAGCCTGAAAACGACCGTCAAGGATGCCCTCGTGAGCGTGCCGGTGAACCTTGCGGGTGTGTTCGGAAAGCTCCTGAACCCGCTTGGGGTCGATGAGGCACTCGAAGAAAGCGGGAAAAACGAAAACGAAGGCGCGTACAAGACGATGCAGGCGCACTTTAGGCTCGGTCGCTACCAAGTGCTCGCTTACCTGCTGTTCATCTTGCTCTATGTGCCGTGCCTTGCGGCCATGGGAACCGCCTTCCGCGAACTGGGCCGCTTTTACGGAACGCTCATGATGGTGTTCCAGACCATAATCGGCTGGAGCCTCTCGGTGCTGTTCTTCCAAATGACCTGCGGACATTCCACCGCGTTGATCGTGACCTCGGTCGTGCTCCTTGCCGGCGTTGTCGTGAGCCTCGTGCTGCTCGGCCGCGACCAGCGCAAGAAAAAAGTGTTCGATTAA
- a CDS encoding metal-dependent transcriptional regulator, with protein sequence MEQVKLSQSLEDYLEMVHMLRLANGIARVRDIAAALSVKMPSVAKAVIELKKLGLVTQEPYSGIELTVEGECVAAQILNRHILLKGFLIKLGVSEAIADKDACCMEHILSAETLVKIEEFMKPADVKPSAKNTKSAKKK encoded by the coding sequence ATGGAACAAGTCAAGCTGAGCCAGAGTCTCGAAGACTATTTGGAAATGGTGCACATGCTGCGCCTTGCGAACGGGATTGCCCGCGTCAGGGATATCGCCGCGGCCCTCTCGGTCAAGATGCCCTCGGTTGCCAAGGCGGTCATTGAACTCAAGAAGCTGGGTCTTGTTACGCAGGAGCCTTACAGCGGCATTGAACTGACCGTTGAAGGTGAGTGTGTCGCCGCTCAGATTTTGAATCGCCACATTCTGTTGAAGGGATTCTTGATTAAGCTCGGCGTGTCGGAAGCGATTGCCGACAAGGACGCCTGCTGCATGGAACATATTCTTTCGGCTGAAACGCTTGTGAAAATCGAGGAATTCATGAAGCCCGCAGATGTGAAACCGTCCGCCAAAAACACGAAGTCTGCCAAGAAAAAGTAA
- a CDS encoding FeoA family protein produces MEPKFSELKKGDRAEIIGYNTGDSQYKSKLLSMGLVRGVVLQVMQVAPLGDPVEVSVLSYRLSLRKKEADVLKLRRI; encoded by the coding sequence ATGGAACCAAAGTTTTCAGAACTCAAGAAAGGCGATAGGGCCGAAATTATCGGATACAATACGGGTGATTCACAGTACAAGTCCAAACTTCTGTCGATGGGGCTTGTGCGCGGTGTGGTTCTGCAGGTTATGCAGGTAGCCCCGCTTGGTGATCCGGTGGAAGTGAGCGTGCTTTCGTACAGGCTTTCGCTCCGTAAAAAAGAAGCTGACGTGCTGAAATTGAGAAGAATCTAA